The window ATCAGCGGAGCACTACAGCAGGCTGCACGGCCGGCTCGAGATAGCAGACACCTGATGGCAACCCTTGCTGTTTGTGTCAAACAACAACCTGAAACAAAGCCATTTTTGGATATTGAAAATGGCCTCCCGCTGGTGGACAGAGGACATTAACCATGGCTGTTTACCAATTTGTTCATTGAGGGTCCACTGTATTCAAACTTTGGGAGCTTGTCAATACACTCGTCATATATGGCTAAGGAAAAGTACTCAGGTCCACATCATTCTCTCTTAAGAGGAGGTGAAAGTGTGCTAAGCCCAGTATTGTCGCCTGTAATTTCTTAACTATATGGGAATACATCTCCTCTAAATTCATCAAGACACTGTTGCTCTCTCTTGAGCAAAACATCAGATTTTTAGAGCAGACCAGATCAAATCAACCGCAGTCCTGTCAATCTCTGAATCTGAAACAGCTCCAGTCTAGAGTTTATCTTTGCTGAACTCTCCATTCTCTCCGATTGACTGCCTGCTTTGTTTCAGCAACAACAACTTTGTCTGCTGACACAGACTATCACCAGAGCAGGGCATGCATGAGTGTAGACATGGCACCCTCTGCTGTATACAAGTTGTAATGCATAATTTACTCTGATCTCCCAGAGAACCTGTTACTGTCAGTCTTACTAGTCAAGAGTAGAAAAAGGAAGTTTTATCAGCATAAGCATCATTGTAACCGTTCCTAAAAGTTTGTACAGCACAACATAAAGGCAGGAATGACTATGAAATGGAAAAGCTGATGTGATTGCACAGTGATTCTCAAACAATGCATTGTTACTTTCTGCAAAAGCGTAACGTGTAATGATCCGATTTGTTTTTCACGTTCAGGTGATCATCCAGGTGACTGAGATGCTGCACAACGCCAGCTTGCTCATAGACGACATCGAGGACAGCTCCAAGCTGCGGCGGGGTTTCCCTGTGGCCCACAGCATCTATGGCATCCCCTCTGTTATCAACTCGGCCAACTACGTCTACTTCTTGGGGTTGGAGAAGGTGCTGACCCTGGAGCACCCCGAGGCTGTCCCAGTGTTTACCCGGCAGCTGCTGGAGCTACACCGTGGTCAGGGCCTGGACATCCACTGGAGGGACACCTATACCTGTCCCACTGAGCAGGAGTACCGCAACATGGTGCTGCAGAAAACTGGAGGGCTATTTGGTCTGGCCGTGGGCCTGATGCAGCTCTTCTCAGATTGGAAACAGGACCTGAAACCCCTCCTGGACACACTAGGCCTGTTCTTCCAGATCCGCGACGACTACGCCAACCTGAGCTCTCGTGAATACAGCGAGAACAAGAGCTTCTGTGAGGACCTGACTGAGGGCAAGTTCTCTTTCCCCACCATTCATGCCATATGGTCGCGTCCAGAGAGCACCCAAGTGCAGAACATCCTGAGGCAGCGCACGGAGAACATGGACATCAAACGATACTGCGTGGACTACCTGGAGAAGGTAGGCTCGTTCGCCTACACCCGTCAGACTCTGCGGGACCTGGAGGTAGAGGTCTACCGCCTCATCGGGGAGTTTGGGGGAAACCCTCAACTGGAGAGCCTCGTCAAACACCTTAGCAAAATGTATCGTGAGGCTGAAGCCACAGCAGAGGCCAGTATTGAACCACAGTCCAGCCAAATCCACTGACCTCATGTACCTTTCACTGCTTTATGACTCGCATACTAGCCCTGCACACTCCACTATCACAGAAGCTCTGCTAATACATAGATGCAGGTATATCAATTTCACAAAAGCTCAACACACATACTGGTATGTTACAATCACAAAATAGAGTCccaattaataattaaacttgGGCTATTTTGAATTCTGGTAGACAAAGCTTAAAAGCCTTCCTTTTGATCTTCACTGCGgtgcatataaatgtattctttatatttgccaccaaatgaaaatgatttatcgAGAGCTGAGTGAATGctgggtgttttttgtttttttctgaagtccCTGTTTAAAATAAGATGTATCCAGTATATGATGTGTGATTTGGAGATCCTCAGTCAGTAAGCCTCCAGAGTGCCAATCCTGTGGAAAAGACCTCTGCAACTCAATTGTCTACTTGTTATGTAACACGCTGGCATTATATGCAAA is drawn from Anoplopoma fimbria isolate UVic2021 breed Golden Eagle Sablefish chromosome 6, Afim_UVic_2022, whole genome shotgun sequence and contains these coding sequences:
- the ggps1 gene encoding geranylgeranyl pyrophosphate synthase, which encodes MDGNSEDASERILLEPYKYLLQLPGKQVRTKLSQAFNHWLNVPEDKLQVIIQVTEMLHNASLLIDDIEDSSKLRRGFPVAHSIYGIPSVINSANYVYFLGLEKVLTLEHPEAVPVFTRQLLELHRGQGLDIHWRDTYTCPTEQEYRNMVLQKTGGLFGLAVGLMQLFSDWKQDLKPLLDTLGLFFQIRDDYANLSSREYSENKSFCEDLTEGKFSFPTIHAIWSRPESTQVQNILRQRTENMDIKRYCVDYLEKVGSFAYTRQTLRDLEVEVYRLIGEFGGNPQLESLVKHLSKMYREAEATAEASIEPQSSQIH